From Hartmannibacter diazotrophicus, a single genomic window includes:
- the phoU gene encoding phosphate signaling complex protein PhoU — protein MPDQHIVTAYDAELRRLGGQIAEMGGLAETLVADSVAALSRNDLELAQRVITHDKRLDQMQRTVEEEAILLIAKRQPMATDLREVISFMRIANDLERVGDLAKNIAKRVIAIDSPIAHKQFLVGVQHLVEIALEQLANVLNAYSNREDGLARAVRDRDTDIDALYTSLFRELLTYMMEDPRNIGQCTHLLFSAKNIERIGDHATNIAETVHYAITGEMWEGDRPKADTTSVESLPVPG, from the coding sequence ATGCCTGATCAACATATCGTCACGGCCTACGACGCCGAACTGCGGCGCCTCGGCGGACAGATCGCCGAAATGGGCGGACTGGCCGAAACGCTGGTCGCCGATTCCGTCGCGGCGCTGTCGCGCAATGATCTGGAGCTGGCCCAGCGTGTCATCACCCATGACAAGCGGCTCGACCAGATGCAGCGGACGGTCGAGGAAGAGGCCATCCTGCTCATCGCCAAGCGCCAGCCGATGGCGACCGACCTTCGCGAGGTCATCTCCTTCATGCGCATCGCCAACGACCTGGAGCGGGTCGGCGATCTTGCCAAGAACATCGCCAAGCGCGTGATCGCGATCGACAGCCCCATCGCGCACAAGCAGTTTCTCGTCGGCGTCCAGCATCTGGTGGAAATCGCGCTGGAGCAGCTGGCCAACGTGCTCAACGCCTACAGCAATCGCGAGGACGGCCTTGCCAGGGCCGTGCGCGATCGCGACACGGACATCGACGCGCTCTACACCTCGCTTTTCCGCGAGCTGCTGACCTACATGATGGAAGATCCGCGCAACATCGGCCAGTGCACCCATCTGCTCTTCAGCGCCAAGAATATCGAACGGATCGGCGACCACGCCACCAACATCGCCGAGACGGTGCATTATGCGATCACCGGCGAAATGTGGGAGGGTGACCGCCCGAAGGCCGACACGACGAGTGTCGAGAGCCTGCCGGTTCCGGGCTGA
- the phoB gene encoding phosphate regulon transcriptional regulator PhoB, translating to MPKVLIVEDEEPVSLLLRYNLEAEGFEVESADRGDDAEVRLREIVPDLVLLDWMLPGLSGIELCRRLRQREETSRVPIIMLTARGEESERIRGLGTGADDYVVKPFSVQELIARIKAILRRAKPESLSNQLTAGDIELDRETHRVRRAGREIHLGPTEFKLLEFLMQSPGRVFAREQLLDGVWGHDVYVDERTVDVHVGRLRKSINRANAKDPIRTVRGAGYSFDEHFVRT from the coding sequence ATGCCGAAGGTATTGATTGTCGAAGACGAAGAGCCTGTCAGCCTGCTGCTCCGCTACAACCTTGAAGCCGAAGGATTTGAAGTTGAGTCGGCCGACCGCGGCGACGACGCCGAGGTTCGTCTGAGGGAGATCGTTCCCGATCTCGTGTTGCTCGACTGGATGCTTCCGGGCCTTTCCGGCATCGAGCTTTGCCGGCGCCTGCGCCAGCGCGAGGAGACCTCGCGCGTGCCGATCATCATGCTGACGGCGCGCGGCGAGGAAAGCGAGCGGATCCGGGGACTTGGAACCGGGGCCGACGACTATGTGGTCAAGCCCTTTTCGGTGCAGGAACTGATCGCCCGCATCAAGGCGATCCTGCGCCGGGCAAAGCCGGAGTCCCTTTCCAACCAGCTGACCGCCGGCGACATCGAACTCGATCGCGAGACCCATCGCGTGCGCCGGGCCGGACGGGAAATCCATCTCGGCCCGACCGAATTCAAGCTTCTCGAATTCCTGATGCAGAGCCCCGGCCGCGTCTTTGCCCGCGAGCAGTTGCTCGACGGCGTCTGGGGGCATGACGTCTACGTGGACGAGCGTACCGTCGACGTCCATGTCGGCCGCCTGCGCAAGTCCATCAACCGCGCCAATGCCAAGGACCCGATCCGCACGGTACGCGGCGCCGGCTATTCCTTCGACGAGCACTTCGTCAGGACTTGA
- a CDS encoding Hsp33 family molecular chaperone yields MNDFTATVQGVPMSDSILPFQVDVLDARGRTVHLGDALDRILDRHDYPEPIARLLGEAVALTVLLGSSLKFDGRFIFQTQSDGPVHMIVVDFTAPDAVRACARFDAEAVEAAIAEGRTSPSELLGNGHLAMTIDQGPDMSRYQGVVPLDGRSLEDAAHQYFAQSEQIPTKVRLAVAEVLTRGEDGKARHAWRAGGLMVQFLPENTDRIRARDLDPGDAPDGVTVDPIDDDDAWTEVSSLVGTIADHELTDPEVSAERLLFRLFHERGVRVFDHQPVTERCRCSEEKVAEMLKSFPLEDRRDMVKDGKIGVTCEFCSASYEFSPEQFD; encoded by the coding sequence ATGAACGATTTTACGGCAACAGTTCAGGGTGTGCCGATGTCCGACAGCATCCTGCCCTTCCAGGTCGACGTCCTCGACGCGCGCGGGCGCACCGTCCATCTCGGCGATGCGCTCGACCGCATCCTGGACCGGCATGACTACCCGGAGCCGATCGCCCGCCTGCTCGGCGAAGCTGTGGCGCTGACCGTGCTGCTCGGCTCGTCGCTGAAGTTCGACGGCCGCTTCATCTTCCAGACCCAGAGCGATGGGCCGGTGCATATGATCGTCGTCGACTTCACGGCGCCCGATGCCGTGCGGGCCTGCGCCCGCTTCGACGCCGAAGCCGTCGAGGCTGCGATCGCTGAAGGTCGGACCAGTCCGTCCGAACTGCTCGGCAACGGCCATCTGGCGATGACCATCGACCAGGGCCCGGACATGAGCCGCTACCAGGGCGTCGTGCCGCTCGACGGCCGGTCGCTGGAGGATGCCGCGCACCAGTATTTCGCCCAGTCGGAGCAAATTCCGACCAAGGTGCGCCTTGCGGTGGCCGAGGTGCTGACGCGCGGCGAGGACGGCAAGGCCCGTCATGCCTGGCGCGCCGGCGGCCTGATGGTGCAGTTCCTGCCCGAGAACACCGACCGCATCCGCGCCCGCGATCTCGATCCTGGCGACGCGCCGGACGGCGTGACCGTCGATCCGATCGACGATGACGATGCCTGGACGGAAGTGTCCTCGCTGGTCGGCACGATCGCCGACCACGAACTGACCGATCCCGAGGTCTCGGCCGAGCGGCTGCTGTTCCGGCTGTTCCACGAACGTGGCGTCAGGGTCTTCGATCACCAGCCGGTGACGGAGCGTTGCCGCTGCTCGGAGGAAAAGGTCGCGGAAATGCTGAAGAGCTTCCCGCTGGAGGATCGCCGCGACATGGTCAAGGACGGCAAGATCGGCGTCACCTGCGAGTTCTGTTCGGCAAGCTACGAATTCTCGCCGGAACAGTTCGACTGA
- the argF gene encoding ornithine carbamoyltransferase, whose product MTAKTAQKRDFLDLTDVGASDLRLMLDQAKTLKASRDGVHRGKGPLAGKVLAMVFERPSTRTRVSFDVGMRELGGETLMLTGAEMQLGRGETIADTARVLSRFVDGIMIRILDHAALTELAENATVPVINGLTRKSHPCQIMADIMTYEEHRGPIAGKTIAWVGDGNNVLASWVHAAARFDFTMRIATPPELALRAGPIDWARENGGRVEVTTDAFEAVDGADCVVTDTWVSMGDKERERRHNLLMPYQVNDRLMAAADKDAIFMHCLPAHREEEVTTSVMDGPQSVVFDEAENRLHAQKGVLAWCFGAI is encoded by the coding sequence ATGACAGCCAAGACTGCGCAGAAGCGCGATTTCCTCGACCTCACCGATGTCGGCGCGTCCGACCTGCGTCTCATGCTCGACCAGGCCAAGACGCTCAAGGCCTCGCGCGATGGCGTCCATCGCGGCAAGGGTCCGCTCGCCGGCAAGGTGCTGGCCATGGTGTTCGAGCGCCCCTCGACACGCACGCGGGTCTCCTTCGACGTCGGCATGCGCGAACTCGGCGGCGAGACGCTGATGCTGACGGGCGCGGAAATGCAGCTCGGCCGCGGCGAGACGATCGCCGACACGGCGCGGGTCCTGTCGCGCTTCGTCGACGGCATCATGATCCGCATCCTCGACCACGCGGCGCTGACCGAGCTTGCCGAGAACGCCACCGTTCCGGTGATCAACGGCCTGACCCGGAAGTCGCATCCGTGCCAGATCATGGCCGACATCATGACCTACGAGGAGCATCGCGGCCCGATCGCCGGCAAGACGATCGCCTGGGTCGGCGACGGCAACAACGTGCTCGCCTCCTGGGTTCACGCAGCCGCGCGCTTCGACTTCACCATGCGGATCGCGACGCCGCCGGAACTTGCCCTGCGCGCAGGCCCGATCGACTGGGCGCGCGAGAACGGTGGGCGGGTCGAGGTGACGACCGACGCCTTCGAGGCCGTCGACGGCGCCGACTGCGTCGTCACCGACACCTGGGTGTCCATGGGCGACAAGGAGCGCGAGCGGCGGCATAATCTCCTGATGCCCTATCAGGTCAACGACCGGCTGATGGCGGCCGCCGACAAGGACGCGATCTTCATGCACTGCCTGCCCGCGCACCGGGAGGAGGAAGTGACGACCTCCGTCATGGACGGCCCGCAGTCGGTCGTGTTCGACGAAGCCGAAAACCGCCTTCACGCTCAGAAGGGCGTGCTTGCCTGGTGTTTCGGCGCCATCTGA
- a CDS encoding aspartate aminotransferase family protein, translating to MTASPTATSPLFSTFSRADIAFERGEGAWLYDTRGEAWLDFGAGIAVNSLGHAHPHLVAALTEQAGKLWHASNLFEIPQQTRLAQRLVDNTFADRVFFGNSGAEALEASIKTARRYHYAKGQPERVRIITFEGAFHGRTLATLAAGGQAKYLEGFGPKVEGFDQVPFGDLEAVKAAIGPETAAILAEPLQGEGGVRPLPPAFLRSLRDLCDAEGILLILDEVQTGIGRTGKLFAYEWSGIEPDILAVAKGLGGGFPVGACLATEEASAAMVPGTHGTTFGGNPLAMAVGNAVLDVVLAPGFLEHVREIGLKLKQKLAGLVDHNPDVFSLVRGEGLLLGLKCVKPVGDVVAAMRAQHLIGVPAGDNVVRLLPPLIIDERDVDEATKRLEAAAATLAPPRDPKS from the coding sequence ATGACCGCAAGTCCGACTGCCACATCGCCACTTTTTTCAACCTTCTCGCGGGCCGATATCGCCTTCGAGCGAGGAGAAGGCGCCTGGCTCTACGACACGCGAGGCGAGGCCTGGCTCGACTTCGGCGCCGGCATTGCGGTCAACTCACTGGGTCATGCCCATCCGCATCTCGTCGCGGCGCTGACCGAGCAGGCCGGCAAGCTGTGGCACGCCTCGAACCTTTTCGAGATTCCGCAGCAGACGCGCCTTGCCCAGCGGCTGGTCGACAACACATTCGCCGACCGCGTCTTCTTCGGCAATTCCGGCGCCGAGGCGCTGGAGGCCTCGATCAAGACCGCCCGGCGCTATCACTACGCCAAGGGCCAGCCCGAGCGCGTGCGCATCATCACCTTCGAGGGCGCCTTCCACGGCCGGACGCTGGCGACGCTCGCCGCCGGCGGGCAGGCCAAGTATCTGGAGGGCTTCGGCCCCAAGGTCGAGGGCTTCGACCAGGTGCCGTTCGGCGACCTTGAGGCCGTCAAGGCTGCCATCGGCCCCGAGACGGCGGCGATCCTCGCCGAACCGCTGCAGGGCGAAGGCGGTGTACGCCCCCTTCCCCCGGCGTTCCTGCGGTCCTTGCGGGATCTCTGCGACGCGGAAGGAATCCTGCTCATTCTCGACGAGGTGCAGACCGGAATCGGGCGCACGGGCAAGCTCTTCGCCTATGAGTGGAGCGGCATCGAGCCGGACATCCTGGCCGTTGCCAAGGGGCTCGGCGGCGGCTTTCCTGTCGGCGCCTGCCTTGCCACGGAAGAGGCCTCGGCGGCCATGGTTCCGGGCACCCACGGAACCACCTTCGGCGGCAATCCGCTGGCGATGGCGGTCGGCAACGCGGTGCTGGACGTCGTGCTCGCGCCCGGTTTCCTCGAGCATGTGCGCGAGATCGGCCTGAAGCTGAAGCAGAAGCTCGCCGGGCTTGTCGACCACAATCCGGATGTCTTCTCGCTCGTGCGCGGCGAAGGTCTCCTGCTCGGCCTCAAATGCGTGAAGCCCGTCGGCGACGTCGTGGCGGCCATGCGGGCCCAGCATCTCATCGGCGTCCCGGCCGGCGACAACGTCGTCCGCCTGCTGCCGCCGCTCATCATCGACGAACGGGACGTGGACGAGGCGACCAAGCGGCTGGAAGCCGCGGCCGCGACGCTTGCGCCCCCTCGGGATCCGAAGTCATGA
- a CDS encoding GcrA family cell cycle regulator produces the protein MSWTEERVERLKALWAEGLSASQIAGELGGVTRNAVIGKVHRLGLSGRSKPQAQPTARPRKTREPTHPMRPSAPASVGNTALKADVEELPAAEPEAKTSPRPEVIDFERATILTLTEHTCKWPIGDPSREDFFFCGRHSEAGIPYCAHHARIAYQPAHDRRRDRKAS, from the coding sequence TTGTCCTGGACCGAAGAGCGGGTCGAGCGCCTGAAGGCCTTGTGGGCCGAGGGACTGAGCGCCAGCCAGATTGCCGGTGAACTGGGTGGAGTGACCCGCAATGCGGTGATCGGCAAGGTCCATCGTCTCGGCCTTTCGGGGCGGAGCAAGCCGCAGGCACAGCCCACGGCCCGCCCGCGCAAGACGCGCGAGCCGACGCATCCCATGCGCCCGTCAGCACCCGCTTCGGTCGGCAACACGGCCCTGAAGGCGGATGTCGAGGAATTGCCGGCCGCCGAGCCGGAGGCAAAGACCAGCCCGCGCCCGGAGGTCATCGATTTCGAGCGCGCAACGATCCTGACGCTGACCGAGCACACCTGCAAGTGGCCGATCGGCGATCCGAGCCGCGAGGATTTCTTCTTCTGCGGCCGTCATTCCGAGGCCGGCATTCCCTATTGCGCGCATCATGCGCGGATCGCCTATCAGCCGGCGCATGATCGCCGCCGCGACCGCAAGGCGAGCTGA
- a CDS encoding alpha/beta family hydrolase, producing the protein MPIPADGTSHPFLCDGPEEARATLLFAHGAGAPMDSPVMNAFAGEVAARGLRVLRFEFAYMAARRAGERKPPPRAERLLPEFREAVAAARALCKGPLLIGGKSMGGRIATMLAGEAAPVVSPAGVVVLGYPFRPPGKTEARVGPLLDVRCPLLILQGTRDPFGSADELTAADLPGHVDVAGFADGDHDLKPRKASGETFEGHMKRAGALVSAFADRLAASSAT; encoded by the coding sequence ATGCCGATCCCTGCCGATGGCACAAGCCATCCCTTTCTGTGCGACGGTCCGGAGGAGGCCAGGGCGACCCTGCTCTTTGCCCATGGCGCGGGTGCGCCGATGGACAGCCCGGTCATGAATGCCTTTGCCGGCGAGGTGGCCGCGCGGGGTCTTCGCGTGCTGCGTTTTGAATTCGCCTACATGGCCGCGCGCCGCGCCGGCGAGCGCAAACCGCCGCCAAGGGCGGAGCGGCTGCTGCCGGAATTTCGCGAGGCAGTGGCCGCCGCGCGTGCCTTGTGCAAGGGACCGTTGCTCATCGGAGGCAAGTCCATGGGCGGCCGGATTGCCACCATGCTGGCGGGAGAGGCAGCCCCTGTGGTTTCGCCCGCCGGCGTCGTCGTTCTCGGCTATCCCTTTCGCCCGCCGGGGAAAACGGAGGCAAGGGTCGGGCCGCTCCTGGACGTCCGCTGCCCGTTGCTCATTTTGCAGGGCACGCGCGATCCGTTCGGCTCGGCTGACGAACTGACGGCGGCGGACCTTCCGGGGCATGTGGACGTCGCCGGCTTTGCCGACGGAGACCACGACCTCAAGCCGCGAAAGGCGAGCGGCGAGACCTTCGAGGGTCACATGAAGCGGGCCGGCGCCCTTGTCTCCGCCTTCGCCGACAGGCTGGCGGCATCCTCCGCAACCTGA
- a CDS encoding transporter substrate-binding domain-containing protein produces MHGRNEALLPPRLFDAGQTRKADVTVPNAIRFVTTDDFPPFDFSDGAGHLVGYNVELARAICQQAQIPCTIQTKPFDELVDAVRDGEADAIIAGLQDTEKTAEFLAFSAPYLRLPARFVVRKDFIGGVIPETLEGFPVAVVEGGRHDAFLAAHFPKSVKRGYASLEPALRALKEGEVDAVFADSLALAFWISGADAKDCCRFGGDAYSDPAYFSGALSIAVATDNQALKAFFDDSLARLEAKGLLADLYRRFLPVGLY; encoded by the coding sequence GTGCACGGCCGGAACGAAGCCCTGCTGCCGCCGAGGCTGTTCGACGCCGGCCAGACGCGCAAGGCGGACGTCACGGTTCCCAATGCCATCCGCTTCGTCACCACCGACGATTTTCCGCCCTTCGACTTCTCCGATGGAGCCGGGCATCTCGTCGGCTACAATGTGGAACTCGCCCGCGCGATCTGCCAGCAGGCGCAAATCCCCTGCACGATCCAGACGAAGCCGTTCGACGAACTCGTCGATGCCGTGCGGGACGGCGAGGCGGATGCGATCATCGCCGGCCTCCAGGACACCGAAAAGACGGCAGAGTTTCTTGCCTTCTCCGCGCCCTATCTGCGCCTTCCCGCCCGCTTCGTCGTCCGCAAGGATTTCATCGGCGGCGTCATTCCGGAGACCCTGGAAGGATTTCCCGTGGCCGTTGTTGAGGGCGGACGCCACGACGCGTTCCTCGCCGCCCATTTTCCCAAGAGCGTCAAACGGGGCTATGCGAGCCTGGAGCCGGCGCTTCGCGCCCTCAAGGAGGGTGAGGTCGATGCCGTCTTCGCCGACAGTCTTGCCCTCGCCTTCTGGATTTCCGGCGCCGATGCGAAGGACTGCTGCCGGTTCGGCGGCGACGCCTATTCCGACCCGGCCTATTTTTCCGGTGCGCTCAGCATCGCGGTGGCGACAGACAATCAGGCGCTCAAGGCCTTTTTCGACGACAGTCTTGCAAGGCTGGAAGCGAAGGGCTTACTTGCCGATCTCTACAGGCGGTTCCTGCCGGTCGGCCTCTACTGA